The following coding sequences lie in one Spinacia oleracea cultivar Varoflay chromosome 1, BTI_SOV_V1, whole genome shotgun sequence genomic window:
- the LOC110777812 gene encoding DEAD-box ATP-dependent RNA helicase 51, protein MAHGQACQQQQLKKERRKRKNNKNQSEEEPETSKKISMMGSEEKKKSKNKDKKKKRDEADDGDELRAETDEGEYEEEEEERAENGGEDEEKIEKIKKKKEKVNSGIGIMSDHSFFGLPVSELTKDAIKDTGFTNMTQIQAKSIPPLLEGKDVLGAARTGSGKTLAFLVPSVELLHQTRFTPRNGVGVVIICPTRELAIQTHAVAKDLLKNHSQTLGLVIGGAGRRGEAERLAKGVNLLVATPGRLRDHLQNTKGFVFKNLKCLVIDEADRILEANFEEEMRQILKILPKERQTALFSATQTKKVEDLARLSLSKPIYIDVDEGRRKVTNEGLQQGYCVIPSAKRLILLYSFLKRNMSKKVMVFFSSCNSVKFHSELLRYIQIDCFDIHGKQKQAKRTTTFFDFCKAEKGILLCTDVAARGLDIPSVDWIVQYDPPDDPKEYIHRVGRTARGEGAKGNALLFLIPEELQFLGYLKSEKVPVKEYEFDTKKLANVQSHLERLVTNNYYLNKSAKEAYRAYILSYNSHSMKDVFNVHQLDLQAVATSFCFSCPPKVDIKLDSNASKFRKKSRKIEGRFNESHPYGKRGGDDSRQFVRY, encoded by the exons ATGGCTCATGGACAGGCCTGCCAGCAACAACAACTGAAGAAGGAGAggagaaaaaggaaaaacaacAAAAACCAATCAGAAGAAGAACCAGAGACCTCCAAAAAAATATCTATGATGGGTTCCGAAGAGAAGAAGAAGAGCAAGAACAAGGATAAGAAGAAGAAACGAGACGAAGCCGATGACGGCGACGAATTGCGAGCTGAAACTGATGAAGGAGAATatgaagaagaggaggaggagagagcagAAAATGGTGGTGAAGATGAGGAGAAGATTGAGAAaattaagaagaagaaggagaaagTGAATAGTGGAATTGGGATTATGAGTGATCACTCTTTCTTTGGTTTACCTGTTTCTGAGCTTACTAAGGATGCTATTAAGGATACTGGGTTTACAAATATGACTCAG ATTCAAGCCAAGTCCATACCTCCTCTCTTGGAGGGAAAAGATGTGCTAGGAGCTGCGAGGACTGGTTCCGGGAAGACCCTTGCCTTTCTTGTTCCATCTGTGGAATTGTTGCACCAAACTCGATTTACTCCTCGTAATGGAGTTGGTGTTGTCATTATTTGTCCGACGAGGGAGCTTGCTATACAG ACACATGCTGTTGCCAAAGACCTTCTGAAGAATCATTCACAAACCCTTGGCTTAGTAATTGGGGGTGCAGGGCGAAGGGGGGAAGCAGAACGACTTGCCAAAGGTGTCAATCTTTTAGTGGCAACACCTGGACGACTTCGTGACCATCTTCAGAATACAAAGGGATTCGTTTTCAAGAACTTAAAG TGCTTGGTGATTGATGAAGCTGACAGGATTCTGGAAGCTAATTTTGAAGAGGAAATGAGGCAGATCTTAAAGATTCTGCCAAAG GAGCGGCAAACAGCTCTTTTTTCTGCCACCCAAACCAAGAAG GTGGAGGACCTTGCACGCTTGTCGTTGTCTAAACCTATATACATTGATGTGGATGAGGGGAGGAGAAAG GTTACCAACGAAGGTCTACAACAGGGCTATTGTGTTATTCCTAGTGCAAAGAGACTTATCCTTCTCTATTCTTTCCTGAAGAGGAATATGTCTAAGAAAGTTATggtcttcttttcttcctgcaaCTCAGTTAAATTTCATTCCGAACTCCTGAGATATATTCAGATAGACTGCTTTGATATCCATGGGAAGCAAAAGCAGGCTAAGAGGACAACAACATTTTTTGACTTCTGTAAAGCAGAAAAAGGCATACTCTTATGCACTGATGTTGCTGCTCGTGGACTTGATATTCCCTCCGTG GATTGGATCGTGCAGTATGATCCTCCAGATGACCCAAAG GAATATATTCATAGGGTTGGACGAACAGCTCGTGGGGAAGGTGCTAAAGGAAATGCTTTGCTTTTCCTGATTCCAGAAGAGTTACAGTTCCTCGGTTATTTGAAG AGTGAGAAGGTTCCTGTTAAAGAGTACGAGTTCGATACAAAAAAGCTGGCAAATGTGCAGTCTCATCTG GAGAGATTGGTAACAAATAATTATTACTTGAACAAGTCAGCTAAAGAGGCATACAGGGCCTACATATTGTCTTATAACTCGCATTCCATGAAGGATGTTTTCAATGTCCACCAACTTGATTTGcag GCGGTAGCTACTTCATTCTGCTTTTCTTGCCCACCAAAGGTGGATATTAAATTAGACAGCAATGCTTCGAAGTTTAGGAAGAAGAGTCGTAAAATTGAAGGGAGGTTCAATGAAAGCCATCCTTATGGGAAACGAGGTGGAGATGATTCTAGGCAATTTGTTAGGTATTAG